A portion of the Flavobacterium magnum genome contains these proteins:
- a CDS encoding DUF2489 domain-containing protein, producing MMRILKTLKDNAVKLFQKSSSPEMNKFEELRRNRLIKKMRSNAIAIVTGQINIHSGCIKMRWFISDIERISCLENIDLKVFDNFYSAFSKYPIANERNYYNKQYLAKLDIELDSINDQYKQSVLEKCQEIIEKFEYIKNVC from the coding sequence ATGATGAGAATATTAAAGACGTTAAAAGATAACGCTGTCAAATTATTTCAAAAAAGTTCTTCACCAGAAATGAATAAATTTGAAGAACTGAGACGTAATCGATTGATTAAAAAAATGCGCTCAAATGCAATTGCGATTGTAACTGGGCAAATTAATATACATTCAGGCTGTATAAAAATGAGATGGTTTATTTCTGATATTGAAAGAATTAGTTGTCTGGAAAATATTGATTTAAAAGTGTTTGATAATTTTTATAGCGCGTTTTCCAAATATCCAATTGCGAATGAAAGAAATTACTATAACAAACAGTATTTGGCTAAACTTGATATTGAGTTAGATTCAATTAATGATCAATATAAACAATCTGTGCTGGAAAAATGTCAAGAAATCATTGAAAAATTTGAATATATCAAAAACGTCTGCTAA
- a CDS encoding DUF3024 domain-containing protein, producing MIASLEIEELDNYLSYIRPSEELRSKIDIAYRIEKQSVIIFEVTPHWKDPKQKIESNVAKATFVKKDNHWKVFWRRADLKWHSYKPMPIVENLLDFIRLIEKDEYNCFWG from the coding sequence ATGATCGCAAGCTTAGAAATAGAAGAACTTGACAATTACTTATCTTATATTCGTCCGAGCGAAGAACTGAGATCAAAAATTGACATTGCTTACAGGATTGAAAAGCAAAGCGTGATAATTTTTGAGGTTACGCCGCATTGGAAAGATCCAAAACAGAAAATTGAAAGTAATGTTGCAAAGGCAACTTTTGTAAAAAAAGATAATCATTGGAAAGTCTTTTGGCGTCGTGCTGATTTGAAATGGCACTCTTACAAACCAATGCCTATAGTTGAAAATCTTCTTGACTTTATTAGATTAATCGAAAAGGATGAATATAATTGCTTTTGGGGATAA
- a CDS encoding endonuclease/exonuclease/phosphatase family protein yields the protein MKIITWNCNMAFRNKAEFILKHAPDILIVPECENPDRLKFPIGIPQPSQIIWHGENQNKGLGVFSYSNYKLELLDCHNDNFKNILPIAVTGGKIDFTLFAVWANNPQDKDGTYVTQIWKAINFYSSLLSTKTILIGDFNSNTIWDKPRREGNHSTVVEKLNEKNITSVYHKFYSQNQGSEQHPTLYMYRNESKPYHIDYCFASEDFIKLLEHVEIGKYQDWTKLSDHKPLIVKFDM from the coding sequence ATGAAAATTATCACATGGAACTGTAATATGGCTTTCAGAAATAAAGCGGAATTTATTTTAAAGCACGCTCCCGATATTTTAATAGTTCCTGAATGTGAAAATCCAGATCGTTTAAAGTTTCCAATTGGAATTCCGCAACCGTCACAAATTATTTGGCATGGTGAAAATCAGAATAAAGGTCTTGGAGTTTTCTCGTACAGCAATTATAAATTAGAGTTACTAGATTGTCATAACGATAACTTTAAAAATATTTTGCCCATTGCAGTTACTGGCGGGAAAATTGACTTTACCTTATTTGCAGTTTGGGCTAACAATCCGCAAGACAAGGATGGCACCTATGTTACTCAAATTTGGAAAGCAATAAATTTCTACAGTTCATTGCTTTCTACAAAAACAATTTTAATTGGCGATTTCAACAGCAATACCATTTGGGATAAACCACGTCGTGAAGGAAATCATTCAACGGTAGTAGAAAAACTAAATGAAAAAAATATTACTAGTGTTTACCACAAATTTTATAGCCAAAATCAAGGAAGTGAGCAACACCCAACTTTGTACATGTATAGAAATGAAAGCAAACCATATCATATAGATTATTGCTTTGCGTCTGAAGATTTTATTAAGCTGTTGGAACACGTCGAAATTGGCAAATATCAAGATTGGACAAAACTAAGCGATCATAAACCTTTAATTGTGAAATTTGACATGTAA